From a region of the Triticum aestivum cultivar Chinese Spring chromosome 7D, IWGSC CS RefSeq v2.1, whole genome shotgun sequence genome:
- the LOC123165636 gene encoding pantothenate kinase 1, whose amino-acid sequence MGRRIDLSGAEIRADHGDGSPPIFLPRQPAASPLLALDIGGTLIKLVYTASCGGEEELRFAKFERRRLDDCFDFVRAQGLLGCNGTTTGSSKENMTLKATGGGSYKFGDDFRQKLGVSLDKLDEMDSVVSGANFLLQNVPGAAFTHMSGKMNSIDISPDNLFPYLLVNIGSGVSILKVTGNGKFERVTGTHIGGGTMFGLAKLLTGCKSYDEFLQLSQKGDNFVLDLVVKDICGELACQKQGLSTSTLASSFGKVITSMKKLADYKPEDLASALLSAFTYNIAQISFLVASLLGLRRVFFGGSYIRGHKSTMDNISYALNFWSESQMQASFLQHEGYLGALGALMSYGDPRDENLNLEESQEENSHEAAGPTDVTSADEHNDSNIFPYLLVNIGSGVSMIEVIGKGKFERIIGSHLGGGTILGLARLLTGCSSYEEFLDLSRRGDNLAVDLTVGDIYGERGYPKIGLPASTTAASFGKVNSGKLSEYKAEDLAAALLNSFTYNIGQIAYFVANLSGLKRIFFRGAYVCGHEKTMDKISRSLKYWSKGEVQTTFLCHEGFLGTLGAFWSYENMGIDGLASHEVIREVLLGAPYTGQFPSSPLTREQENGGNTTAEAEMERLRRDNAVLKSELERLQRENTELKARLVKSDEAATL is encoded by the exons ATGGGCCGCCGGATCGACCTCTCCGGCGCGGAGATCCGCGCCGaccacggcgacggcagcccgcccATCTTCCTCCCCCGCCAGCCCGCCGCATCCCCGCTCCTCGCCCTCGACATCGGAG GGACCCTGATAAAGCTGGTGTACACGGCGAgctgcggcggcgaggaggagctgCGGTTCGCCAAGTTCGAGAGGCGGCGGCTGGACGACTGCTTCGACTTCGTCCGGGCCCAAGGCCTCCTAGGCTGCAACG GGACAACGACAGGGTCAAGCAAAGAAAATATGACACTGAAG GCAACAGGTGGTGGATCATATAAATTTGGTGATGATTTTCGGCAAAAATTAGGTGTTAGTCTTGACAAGCTTGATGAAATGGACAGTGTTGTTTCTGGAGCAAACTTTTTGTTACAG AATGTTCCTGGCGCAGCCTTCACACACATGAGTGGGAAGATGAACTCGATTGATATTTCCCCAGATAACTTGTTTCCTTACCTTCTTGTGAATATTGGCTCAGGAGTTAGCATATTAAAG GTCACTGGAAATGGAAAATTTGAAAGGGTAACTGGGACACATATTGGTGGCGGTACTATGTTTGGGTTAGCAAAACTATTAACAGGCTGCAAGAG TTATGATGAATTCCTGCAATTAAGCCAGAAAGGGGACAATTTTGTACTTGATCTAGTTGTGAAGGATATATGCGGGGAGCTTGCCTGCCAGAAG CAAGGACTGTCAACTTCGACTCTTGCTTCTAGCTTTGGAAAAGTTATTACTTCTATGAAAAAGCTAGCAGATTACAAGCCTGAAGACCTTGCATCCGCATTGTTGAGTGCCTTTACTTACAATATTGCACAA ATTTCTTTCCTTGTTGCATCACTCTTGGGCCTCAGAAGGGTCTTTTTTGGTGGGTCATACATACGTGGACACAAGAGCACAATGGATAATATTTCTTATGCACTAAACTTCTG GTCAGAGAGTCAAATGCAAGCTTCATTCTTGCAACATGAAGGGTATTTAGGTGCTCTTGGTGCCTTGATGAGTTACGGGGATCCCAGAGATGAAAACTTGAACCTCGAGGAATCTCAAGAG GAGAACAGCCATGaggcagcaggtcctactgatgtgacATCAGCAGACGAACATAACGATAGCAACATATTTCCTTATCTCCTTGTTAATATTGGATCTGGTGTCAGCATGATAGAG GTAATTGGTAAGGGGAAGTTTGAGCGAATTATCGGATCACATCTGGGTGGTGGTACTATCCTTGGTCTTGCAAGGCTTTTAACTGGCTGTTCAAG TTACGAGGAATTCTTGGATTTGAGCCGGAGGGGTGATAATTTGGCTGTAGATTTGACTGTTGGAGACATTTATGGAGAGCGTGGTTATCCAAAG ATTGGTCTTCCAGCATCCACTACCGCAGCAAGCTTTGGAAAAGTGAACTCGGGCAAACTTTCAGAGTACAAAGCAGAAGATCTCGCAGCAGCTCTACTCAACTCTTTCACATACAACATTGGACAG ATAGCCTACTTTGTGGCTAATCTATCAGGCCTAAAGAGAATCTTCTTTCGAGGTGCTTATGTCTGTGGTCATGAGAAGACTATGGACAAGATTTCTCGTTCCCTCAAGTACTG GTCCAAAGGTGAAGTTCAAACGACATTTCTGTGTCACGAAGGGTTCTTGGGAACCCTGGGTGCATTCTGGAGTTATGAGAACATGGGCATTGATGGCTTGGCATCACATGAAGTCATTAGGGAGGTCTTGCTTGGTGCTCCGTACACCGGACAGTTCCCATCTTCACCATTGACTCGAGAGCAGGAAAAT GGGGGCAATACAACCGCTGAAGCTGAGATGGAGAGGCTGCGGCGTGACAACGCGGTTCTGAAGTCTGAGCTTGAGCGGTTACAAAGGGAGAATACAGAGCTGAAAGCCAGGTTAGTGAAATCCGATGAAGCGGCTACCTTGTAA
- the LOC543282 gene encoding alpha-amylase/trypsin inhibitor CM1 precursor codes for MASKSSISPLLLATVLVSVFAAATATGPYCYAGMGLPINPLEGCREYVAQQTCGISISGSAVSTEPGNTPRDRCCKELYDASQHCRCEAVRYFIGRRSDPNSSVLKDLPGCPREPQRDFAKVLVTPGHCNVMTVHNAPYCLGLDI; via the coding sequence ATGGCGTCCAAGTCTAGCATCTCCCCCCTCCTCTTGGCCACCGTCCTGGTCTCCGTCTTCGCCGCCGCCACAGCCACAGGTCCATATTGCTACGCCGGGATGGGCCTTCCGATCAACCCGCTTGAAGGCTGCCGGGAGTATGTCGCACAGCAAACCTGTGGCATCAGCATATCCGGGTCGGCGGTGTCCACCGAGCCGGGGAACACCCCAAGGGATCGGTGCTGCAAGGAGCTTTACGACGCCTCGCAGCATTGCCGGTGCGAGGCAGTGCGCTACTTCATAGGGCGGAGGTCTGATCCCAATTCCAGCGTGCTCAAGGACCTCCCCGGATGCCCCAGGGAGCCCCAGAGGGACTTCGCCAAGGTGCTCGTTACGCCGGGGCACTGCAACGTGATGACCGTTCACAACGCCCCATACTGCCTCGGTTTGGACATATAA
- the LOC123167997 gene encoding uncharacterized protein, whose translation MGNVVEAAAAAISPELGDALAKVAVFALVQGLVYLILRKSSDVFSTASAARSLSFRPMRSMSVRRVLAAFSDVPVGVPDDAGSSVAPQAGDADRRAD comes from the coding sequence ATGGGCAACGTGGTGGAGGCCGCGGCGGCCGCGATCTCGCCGGAGCTCGGCGACGCGCTGGCCAAGGTGGCCGTGTTCGCGCTGGTGCAGGGGCTGGTCTACCTCATCCTGCGCAagtcctcggacgtcttctccacGGCCAGCGCGGCGAGGTCCCTCAGCTTCCGGCCGATGCGGAGCATGAGCGTCCGGCGCGTGCTGGCGGCCTTCTCCGACGTCCCCGTCGGCGTTCCGGATGATGCCGGCTCGTCCGTGGCGCCGCAGGCCGGTGATGCCGACCGGCGCGCAGACTAG